The Neodiprion virginianus isolate iyNeoVirg1 chromosome 5, iyNeoVirg1.1, whole genome shotgun sequence genome contains a region encoding:
- the LOC124304963 gene encoding probable ATP-dependent RNA helicase spindle-E, whose amino-acid sequence MDFFDLSKPLKRITIAQGASQMVNKMSEDSDDDSVYTTATGTDYVAQYVEEENKNFIQMVAQGRAMGHDFGTSVCDLVSQGTIPNIRDINVAELTKIYETFNFAYRPKSNLAIMSMKDRIVSMIETNQCVVIQGHTGCGKTTQVPQFILNSCFDKKVHCNIIVTQPRRIAAISIAKRVSKERQWPVGTLVGYQVGMVNNTSQDTRLTYCTTGVLLQKLINTKHMMDYTHIILDEVHERDQDMDFLLLVVRKLSRLNSHSVKIILMSATFKVDKFSSYFSIPIGNKLEPAPVIDIEKKRQFNIHHFYLGQLEQLGALPEVLAADPTVTPKMMKLCLNLIMVFDTIDRQEAGSNFEKKDTNRSVVLVFLPGIFEIEEMFSLLTDPEHESYCWDVVVMHSSITNEEQQRIFEMPPTGYRRIILSTNISESSITVPDVKYVIDFCLTKVLVTDPNTNFQCLEMTWASKANCNQRAGRAGRVMNGRVYRMVPENFYMSVLPEEGDPEMLRAPLENLILSAKLLDMGEPKAILALSLDPPDLSNLERTVLLLKEVGGLIDIEDMNFDSKYDGYLTDLGRIMARLPVSIHIAKLFVLGHVFSVLKEAIIIGASMSVKSMFSTPFREKLKAYNAKLTWADSSCSDSIAYLNAYNVWIREKVRGQLSTKAAEKSWALRHFIQIRVLREVDAMIQDIEKRLSKMGITETVGTNRVRYTEVEKPLVLKIVIAGAFYPHYFVRRLQRGEVDECMAVRLVGGNDPTNSVYLQGWPTQQPGLLYAKQFQQVFKDCQNSPDAQIRVSFDGSSRVYLQFNKSYESGSHQSQPKAPGKISLSVYKAIKMRQSDMPILIRLFDRATAVKKAEELGIPTVNVTSMTRKNEPQKKVFMRPAYSPILPSLDVSYIPLVIAYIEAPGCFWAQIRDEDTWSNLQKIKELVNVIKKTSKNCSNEKLPIGSLVIAPFEDQDSVNYYRATVLSYEQIPQDILVHIFYIDYGNTNKIHLRDLTLVPEDSELHQIPSQAFKCVLSNLQPSMLRNLEGKWSNAAYEKFETILSGDIKLYGEIYSVVHSVVAIKLYRVDLNNEKIDINQWLIKQGFAEFKEESYLSRSNNVARSQQEDMNTEQQEYHEQQQYESNYQIPKYSEHISMSNCYDTVKLRGPYSPLEMDLINLVSAGRAKKINIEPNSVNSVLLDTDPADYHERLLIAGTVGQSVSGERLNLRNTTLMPNIHGLPSLMALIFAPTIELRRTESGSRYIGALCGLGFDPETNRSLFPDHDMNVVFDVEISLDDLQNINRLRHWMNMGIHIELCESDSSDVALCQRKTKETLFDLICKKRKSIEVQNALNSLKWNSNNPNIILEPKNVGSPTSTIFKLHHALDLEPVPEGYEEMVSHLQELRSIADWDQFKKQPHDIRCKLCEVDITDIPMLRFHLSTPGHKSKRLEANL is encoded by the exons ATGGATTTCTTCGATCTCAGCAAACCCTTAAAGCGGATAACAATTGCACAGGGAGCAAGCCAAATGGTGAATAAAATGTCGGAAGATTCGGATGATGACTCGGTTTATACAACTGCGACTGGCACGGACTACGTTGCTCAATATGTCGaagaagagaacaaaaatttcattcag atGGTGGCACAAGGGCGTGCAATGGGACACGACTTCGGAACCTCTGTTTGTGATCTCGTTTCCCAAGGCACCATACCAAATATCCGCGACATCAATGTCGCAGAGCttacaaaaatttacgaaacttTCAACTTTGCTTATCGGCCGAAATCTAATCTTGCTATAATGTCAATGAAGGATCGTATTGTTTCGATGATCGAAACTAATCAATGCGTTGTAATACAGGGACATACAGGCTGCGGAAAGACAACACAAGTTCCTCAGTTCATCTTGAATTCTTGCTTCGACAAAAAAGTACATTGCAACATCATTG TTACTCAGCCAAGAAGAATAGCTGCCATCAGCATTGCTAAACGAGTAAGCAAAGAGAGACAGTGGCCAGTTGGAACATTGGTAGGATATCAGGTTGGGATGGTGAACAATACTTCGCAAGATACCAGATTGACTTACTGCACAACAGGAGTTCTTCTTCAAAAGTTGATAAACACTAAGCATATGATGGATTACACTCATATTATACTTGATGAAGTTCACGAGCGGGATCAAGATATGGATTTCCTTTTGTTAGTAGTTCGTAAATTGTCAAGACTGAATTCACATTCGGTCAAAATTATCCTTATGTCCGCCACGTTCAAGGTTGACAAATTCTCCAGCTACTTTTCAATACCTATTGGAAACAAACTCGAACCAGCCCCTGTTATTGACATTGAAAAGAAACGTCAATTCAATATTCACCACTTTTACTTGGGTCAACTTGAACAGTTGGGAGCT CTGCCGGAAGTTTTAGCTGCGGACCCCACAGTAACACCCAAGATGATGAAACTTTGTTTGAACCTGATAATGGTTTTCGACACGATAGACAGGCAGGAGGCGGGAAgcaactttgaaaaaaaagacaccAACCGCAGCGTTGTACTAGTGTTTTTACCaggaatatttgaaattgaggAAATGTTCAGTCTTCTAACTGACCCTGAACATGAAAGCTACTGCTGGGATGTGGTTGTGATGCATTCGTCCATAACAAATGAGGAACAGCAAAGGATATTTGAAATGCCACCAACAGGTTACCGTCGAATAATACTGTCCACCAACATTTCCGAAAGCAGTATAACCGTTCCTGACGTCAAATACG TCATCGATTTTTGTCTCACAAAAGTACTCGTAACCGATCCaaacacaaattttcaatgccTCGAAATGACCTGGGCTAGCAAAGCAAATTGTAACCAACGTGCCGGTCGTGCAGGCCGTGTAATGAATGGACGAGTCTATAGAATGGTACCTGAGAACTTTTACATG AGTGTATTACCTGAAGAGGGTGACCCGGAAATGTTGAGAGCACCTCttgagaatttaattttaagtGCCAAATTATTGGATATGGGTGAGCCGAAAGCAATCTTGGCCCTGTCTTTAGATCCACCAGATCTCAGCAACTTAGAACGCACCGTCTTATTACTCAAGGAGGTCGGTGGGTTGATAGACATTGAGGATATGAACTTCGATAGTAAATACGACGGTTACTTAACCGATCTGGGTAGAATAATGGCCCGACTTCCCGTCAGCATTCATATAGCGAAACTGTTCGTACTTGGACATGTTTTCAGCGTCCTAAAAGAGGCAATTATAATAGGTGCGAGTATGTCAGTAAAGAGCATGTTCAGTACTCCGTTTAGAGAAAAGCTAAAAGCCTACAACGCTAAGCTCACTTGGGCAGATAGTTCGTGCAGCGACAGCATAGCTTACTTAAATGCTTACAATGTATGGATTCGAGAAAAGGTTAGAGGCCAATTGTCCACTAAGGCTGCCGAAAAATCTTGGGCTCTAAGACATTTTATCCAGATCAGAGTGCTGCGCGAAGTGGACGCCATGATACAAGATATTGAGAAGAGATTATCGAAGATGGGGATCACGGAAACGGTCGGTACCAACAGAGTGCGGTACACAGAGGTCGAAAAACCTTTagtgttgaaaattgtaatagcCGGTGCATTTTATCCTCATTATTTTGTACGGAGACTGCAGCGCGGCGAAGTTGACGAATGTATGGCTGTCAGACTGGTCGGAGGAAACGACCCGACAAATTCTGTCTACCTGCAAGGCTGGCCTACACAGCAACCAGGCCTTTTATATGCTAAACAATTCCAACAAGTGTTTAAAGATTGTCAGAATTCGCCAGATGCGCAAATTCGTGTCTCTTTCGACGGTTCCAGTCGTGTTTATTTACAGTTTAACAAAAGCTATGAATCTGGCAGTCACCAATCACAACCCAAAGCACCAGGGAAAATTTCTCTTTCTGTTTACAAGGCTATAAAAATGCGACAGAGCGACATGCCCATACTTATACGATTATTCGACCGGGCAACCGCTGTTAAAAAAGCAGAGGAACTCGGAATACCGACTGTAAACGTTACGTCTATGACTCGCAAGAATGAaccacaaaaaaaagttttcatgcGACCTGCATACAGTCCAATTTTACCCAGTCTCGATGTTTCCTACATTCCTCTCGTTATTGCATAT ATTGAAGCTCCTGGATGCTTCTGGGCCCAAATAAGAGATGAGGACACGTGGAGTAATTTGCAAAAGATCAAAGAGCTTGTtaacgtgataaaaaaaacttccaaaAACTGCTCAAATGAAAAGCTGCCCATTGGCTCACTTGTAATCGCTCCTTTCGAGGATCAGGATTCGGTGAACTACTACAGAGCAACAGTTTTGAGCTATGAACAAATACCCCAAGATATTCTAGTTCACATATTTTATATCGACTATGGGAACACGAACAAAATTCATCTACGCGACCTAACACTGGTACCAGAAGACAGTGAACTTCACCAGATTCCCAGCCAGGCGTTTAAATGCGTTTTGTCGAATTTGCAGCCTTCCATGTTGCGCAATTTAGAAGGAAAGTGGTCGAATGCAGcgtatgaaaaattcgaaacgatACTATCGGGAGATATCAAGCTATATGGAGAAATATACTCAGTCGTCCATAGTGTTGTAGCAATAAAACTCTATCGCGTCGATCTCAATAATGAAAAGATTGACATAAACCAATGGCTGATCAAACAGGGTTTTGCAGAGTTCAAAGAAGAAAGTTACCTTTCGAGATCCAACAACGTAGCGCGATCCCAACAGGAAGATATGAACACTGAACAGCAAGAATATCATGAGCAACAGCAGTACGAGAGTAATTACCAAATCCCAAAGTACTCAGAACATATATCTATGTCTAATTGTTATGATACAGTGAAACTTAGAGGCCCGTATTCCCCACTTGAGATGGATCTGATCAACCTAGTATCGGCAGGAAGagctaaaaaaataaacattgaaCCAAATTCTGTGAATTCTGTACTGCTAGATACAGATCCAGCTGATTATCACGAAAGATTATTAATTGCCGGAACAGTTGGACAATCCGTTAGCGGGGAAAGACTGAACCTTCGAAATACAACTCTGATGCCCAACATTCATGGATTGCCCAGTTTAATGGCACTTATTTTTGCCCCAACTATTGAGTTGCGAAGAACGGAAAGTGGCTCCCGGTATATCGGAGCTCTCTGCGGACTTGGTTTTGATCCGGAAACTAACAGAAGTCTGTTTCCAGACCATGACATGAACGTAGTTTTCGATGTTGAGATTTCGTTAGACGATTTACAAAAC ATAAACAGATTACGTCACTGGATGAACATGGGTATACACATTGAGTTATGTGAAAGTGATTCAAGTGACGTGGCTTTATgccaaagaaaaacaaaggaGACTTTATTTGACCTAATTTGTAAGAAACGAAAGTCCATCGAAGTACAGAATGCGTTGAATTCCCTAAAGTGGAATTCAAACAATCCTAACATAATTCTGGAACCAAAGAATGTGGGATCACCGACTAGTaccattttcaaattacaccaTGCATTGGATTTGGAACCAGTACCTGAAGGGTACGAGGAAATGGTTTCCCACTTACAGGAATTGCGATCTATCGCTGACTG GGATCAGTTCAAGAAACAGCCTCATGACATCCGATGCAAGTTGTGCGAGGTAGATATAACAGACATTCCAATGCTTCGTTTTCACTTAAGCACACCGGGGCATAAAAGTAAGCGGCTAGAAGCTAATCTTTAA
- the LOC124304971 gene encoding G protein pathway suppressor 2 isoform X1 has product MPAVIVEPPQRSEQMWQALKTHITRERQRKKQEQEADAEEERQRKERERQQKQDVMTLGETRVQISRLESELSQLKDEKHQLFLQLKKVLNEDDNRRRQLIKETSVTSEVLSAVGGYPGTGAGVVHPQLFLPLQTRSPHYKVPATAPTHSMLPSVRTIHRIGPLKRTHSPSPPLTASPYHSGYGYKPPPSIPSYNPPPAKSEDAARRSSDVRAVLWNKGNQYSTSNFYSAPQGQNVYNYTAPSSQSSREPEPGKLNYLAGSRGTMSSHQPAYVASMHSLEHKGAYSEDKFYLRPGSHVTVHGGAIPIQQPPQGAKTGGITSGYPVRAPQPPPGAYPPPPGTYVSASAANVGGRLLYTQPTRYMQREV; this is encoded by the exons ATGCCAGCTGTAATAGTCGAGCCACCACAGCGCAGCGAACAGATGTGGCAGGCTTTAAAAACCCATATAACTAGAGAACgtcaaagaaagaaacaag AGCAAGAAGCAGATGCTGAAGAGGAACGTCAAAGGAAGGAAAGAGAGCGTCAACAAAAGCAGGATGTTATGACACTTGGAGAAACTCGCGTTCAGATATCACGTCTCGAAAGTGAACTGTCGCAACTCAAGGATGAGAAGCATCAGCTCTTTTTACAACTAAAGAAAGTTCTGAACGAAGATGATAATCGCAGACGTCAACTTATAAAAGAGACTAG TGTAACGTCGGAGGTGTTGTCGGCAGTGGGTGGCTACCCTGGCACCGGAGCCGGAGTGGTTCATCCTCAGTTGTTTTTACCACTGCAAACACGAAGTCCGCATTACAAAGTTCCAGCAACTGCACCAACGCACTCAATGCTGCCAAGTGTGCGTACAATTCACAGAATT GGACCCTTGAAGCGAACGCACAGTCCTTCACCGCCTCTCACTGCTTCTCCGTATCACTCCGGATACGGATATAAACCTCCACCTTCCATTCCCAGCTATAATCCACCGCCAGCAA AATCTGAAGATGCGGCGAGGAGATCTAGCGATGTCAGAGCTGTGCTTTGGAACA AGGGAAACCAGTATTCAACGTCAAATTTCTACTCAGCGCCACAGGGTCAGAATGTCTACAACTACACAGCACCTAGTTCTCAGTCTTCTAGAGAACCTGAACCTGGGAAACTGAACTATTTGGCTGGTAGTCGAGGCACAATGTCATCTCATCAACCTG CTTACGTTGCAAGTATGCATTCTTTGGAGCACAAAGGAGCTTATTCGGAGGACAAATTCTACCTCCGGCCAGGTAGCCACGTCACTGTTCACGGAGGAGCTATTCCCATACAACAGCCACCACAG GGTGCTAAAACCGGTGGTATTACATCAGGGTATCCAGTCAGGGCACCACAGCCTCCTCCTGGTGCGTATCCACCTCCACCTGGTACTTATGTCAGTGCGTCTGCTGCAAATGTCGGTGGTCGTCTATTGTATACTCAACCTACACGGTATATGCAACGAGAAGTTTAA
- the LOC124304971 gene encoding G protein pathway suppressor 2 isoform X2: MPAVIVEPPQRSEQMWQALKTHITRERQRKKQEQEADAEEERQRKERERQQKQDVMTLGETRVQISRLESELSQLKDEKHQLFLQLKKVLNEDDNRRRQLIKETSVTSEVLSAVGGYPGTGAGVVHPQLFLPLQTRSPHYKVPATAPTHSMLPSGPLKRTHSPSPPLTASPYHSGYGYKPPPSIPSYNPPPAKSEDAARRSSDVRAVLWNKGNQYSTSNFYSAPQGQNVYNYTAPSSQSSREPEPGKLNYLAGSRGTMSSHQPAYVASMHSLEHKGAYSEDKFYLRPGSHVTVHGGAIPIQQPPQGAKTGGITSGYPVRAPQPPPGAYPPPPGTYVSASAANVGGRLLYTQPTRYMQREV, encoded by the exons ATGCCAGCTGTAATAGTCGAGCCACCACAGCGCAGCGAACAGATGTGGCAGGCTTTAAAAACCCATATAACTAGAGAACgtcaaagaaagaaacaag AGCAAGAAGCAGATGCTGAAGAGGAACGTCAAAGGAAGGAAAGAGAGCGTCAACAAAAGCAGGATGTTATGACACTTGGAGAAACTCGCGTTCAGATATCACGTCTCGAAAGTGAACTGTCGCAACTCAAGGATGAGAAGCATCAGCTCTTTTTACAACTAAAGAAAGTTCTGAACGAAGATGATAATCGCAGACGTCAACTTATAAAAGAGACTAG TGTAACGTCGGAGGTGTTGTCGGCAGTGGGTGGCTACCCTGGCACCGGAGCCGGAGTGGTTCATCCTCAGTTGTTTTTACCACTGCAAACACGAAGTCCGCATTACAAAGTTCCAGCAACTGCACCAACGCACTCAATGCTGCCAAGT GGACCCTTGAAGCGAACGCACAGTCCTTCACCGCCTCTCACTGCTTCTCCGTATCACTCCGGATACGGATATAAACCTCCACCTTCCATTCCCAGCTATAATCCACCGCCAGCAA AATCTGAAGATGCGGCGAGGAGATCTAGCGATGTCAGAGCTGTGCTTTGGAACA AGGGAAACCAGTATTCAACGTCAAATTTCTACTCAGCGCCACAGGGTCAGAATGTCTACAACTACACAGCACCTAGTTCTCAGTCTTCTAGAGAACCTGAACCTGGGAAACTGAACTATTTGGCTGGTAGTCGAGGCACAATGTCATCTCATCAACCTG CTTACGTTGCAAGTATGCATTCTTTGGAGCACAAAGGAGCTTATTCGGAGGACAAATTCTACCTCCGGCCAGGTAGCCACGTCACTGTTCACGGAGGAGCTATTCCCATACAACAGCCACCACAG GGTGCTAAAACCGGTGGTATTACATCAGGGTATCCAGTCAGGGCACCACAGCCTCCTCCTGGTGCGTATCCACCTCCACCTGGTACTTATGTCAGTGCGTCTGCTGCAAATGTCGGTGGTCGTCTATTGTATACTCAACCTACACGGTATATGCAACGAGAAGTTTAA
- the LOC124304975 gene encoding uncharacterized protein LOC124304975, translating to MASIEESWKEATEGLNSDTCDTWIIKLQDVYSEEKRTYHNLDYLQDKLLHYYEIKDNLTNPRAVLLALFFQNFEYDPKALDCEEKNLQHFITFADEAEIPADGELRNEVCALLKAAATHSTDAHKVGGAFGEEDAHYLLDLDMAILGAEPEKYTEYTERVRGEYGFLSAPMYTALRLKVLQNFLQIPNIFATKEFREKFEEQARKNIQAEVALLS from the exons ATGGCATCGATTGAAGAAAGTTGGAAGGAGGCTACAGAAGGATTGAACAGCGACACGTGCGACACTTGGATAATCAAGTTGCAGGATGTCTATTCTGAAGAGAAACGAACCTACCACAATCTTGATTATCTTCAAGACAAGTTACTCCACTACTACGAGATTAAGGACAATTTAACTAATCCCAGGGCCGTACTCCTCGCACTGTTCTTTCAAAA TTTTGAGTATGATCCAAAGGCGTTGGattgcgaggaaaaaaatctacaacaCTTTATTACCTTTGCAGATGAGGCAGAAATCCCTGCG GATGGAGAATTACGCAATGAGGTTTGTGCTCTGCTGAAAGCAGCTGCTACTCATAGTACAGACGCACACAAGGTTGGAGGTGCCTTTGGCGAAGAGGATGCTCACTATCTTCTTGACTTGGATATGGCCATACTGGGTGCCGAACCTGAGAAGTATACAGAATATACAGAACGTGTACGCGGTGAATATGGGTTCCTTAGTGCACCGATGTATACTGCCTTAAGACTTAAG gtgttgcaaaattttttgcaaattccAAACATATTTGCTACCAAGGAGTTTCGCGAAAAGTTCGAGGAACAAGCACGTAAAAATATCCAAGCTGAAGTTGCGCTGTTGTCTtag
- the LOC124304970 gene encoding centromere protein L-like isoform X2 has protein sequence MSDHHSEVTTPQSKRFRNSSTMFTPYTPGRAQRRMQFDPRSRHTVVDIEDPDAEDNIDDALLDLIKLTWNISAVSPLFGLDIKDDVRLKQYSKKLREMVATSLYKDNVSYEAKFTPMHHLVCSPSDPPAVKVEVHSKDDEQDTEMKQIYLGIFLSWGPRSDVEAENVKLPILLNRGLQGVAQAVHSTLSQMFDCTITAMPASQEDLMWLTTIVLNSDVAESRSTKKTAQYELILEYTIPELPASDLIKVKFPLKTMKTLWSKICPTHLSATNDNEQVASIIDLSQVNRFFECLRIKMLKSASLELGYCLLEKISLPNFTIKSNKMKVTDIEAIDRVLWFFQEKAVLHFQAPIPIRNEEC, from the exons ATGTCAGATCACCACTCAGAAGTAACAACGCCGCAGAGCAAAAGGTTTCGAAACAGCTCCACTATGTTTACTCCTTATACCCCTGGTCGTGCTCAGCGCAGAATGCAATTTGACCCAAGATCCAGGCATACCGTCGTTGACATAGAAGACCCTGATGCCGAAGATAACATAGACGATGCTTTGTTAG ATTTGATTAAACTCACCTGGAATATCTCGGCAGTATCACCTTTATTCGGTCTCGACATTAAAGATGACGTGAGATTAAAACAGTACTCCAAAAAACTCAGAGAAATGGTGGCAACCTCTTTGTACAAAGATAATGTATCTTACGAAGCTAAATTCACTCCTATGCATCATCTGGTATGCAGTCCTTCAGATCCTCCAGCTGTAAAG GTAGAAGTCCATTCCAAAGACGACGAACAGGATActgaaatgaaacaaatttatcTCGGAATATTTTTGTCCTGGGGTCCTAGGTCTGACGTGGAAgcagaaaatgtaaaattaccAATTCTATTAAACAGAGGACTGCAAGGTGTTGCGCAGGCTGTACACTCTACATTAAGTCAGATGTTTGACTGTACAATTACAGCTATGCCAGCCAGTCAGGAAGATCTTATGTGGTTAACTACGATTGTTCTTAATTCTGATGTAGCTGAATCGCGAAGCACTAAGAAGACTGCTCAGTATGAATTAATACTAGAGTATACTATCCCTGAATTGCCGGCATCTGACTTGATCAAAGTCAAATTTCCGCTGAAGACTATGAAGACTTTGTGGTCAAA aATCTGTCCCACTCATCTGAGTGCCACAAACGATAATGAGCAAGTCGCTAGTATAATAGATCTGAGTCAGGTGAATCGGTTTTTCGAATGTCTGAGGATTAAGATGCTGAAGAGTGCTAGTCTCGAGTTGGGATATTGTTTACTGGAAAAAATTAGCTTGCCAAATTTTACCATTAAATCTAATAAG atgaaagtAACAGATATTGAAGCGATTGATCGAGTTCTTTggttttttcaagaaaaagcCGTACTTCATTTTCAAGCCCCAATCCCAATTAGGAACGAAGAGTGTTAA
- the LOC124304970 gene encoding centromere protein L-like isoform X1 has product MKVDVTLKLRRNLQMSDHHSEVTTPQSKRFRNSSTMFTPYTPGRAQRRMQFDPRSRHTVVDIEDPDAEDNIDDALLDLIKLTWNISAVSPLFGLDIKDDVRLKQYSKKLREMVATSLYKDNVSYEAKFTPMHHLVCSPSDPPAVKVEVHSKDDEQDTEMKQIYLGIFLSWGPRSDVEAENVKLPILLNRGLQGVAQAVHSTLSQMFDCTITAMPASQEDLMWLTTIVLNSDVAESRSTKKTAQYELILEYTIPELPASDLIKVKFPLKTMKTLWSKICPTHLSATNDNEQVASIIDLSQVNRFFECLRIKMLKSASLELGYCLLEKISLPNFTIKSNKMKVTDIEAIDRVLWFFQEKAVLHFQAPIPIRNEEC; this is encoded by the exons ATGAAGGTGGATGTAACATTG AAGCTGCGCAGAAACTTACAAATGTCAGATCACCACTCAGAAGTAACAACGCCGCAGAGCAAAAGGTTTCGAAACAGCTCCACTATGTTTACTCCTTATACCCCTGGTCGTGCTCAGCGCAGAATGCAATTTGACCCAAGATCCAGGCATACCGTCGTTGACATAGAAGACCCTGATGCCGAAGATAACATAGACGATGCTTTGTTAG ATTTGATTAAACTCACCTGGAATATCTCGGCAGTATCACCTTTATTCGGTCTCGACATTAAAGATGACGTGAGATTAAAACAGTACTCCAAAAAACTCAGAGAAATGGTGGCAACCTCTTTGTACAAAGATAATGTATCTTACGAAGCTAAATTCACTCCTATGCATCATCTGGTATGCAGTCCTTCAGATCCTCCAGCTGTAAAG GTAGAAGTCCATTCCAAAGACGACGAACAGGATActgaaatgaaacaaatttatcTCGGAATATTTTTGTCCTGGGGTCCTAGGTCTGACGTGGAAgcagaaaatgtaaaattaccAATTCTATTAAACAGAGGACTGCAAGGTGTTGCGCAGGCTGTACACTCTACATTAAGTCAGATGTTTGACTGTACAATTACAGCTATGCCAGCCAGTCAGGAAGATCTTATGTGGTTAACTACGATTGTTCTTAATTCTGATGTAGCTGAATCGCGAAGCACTAAGAAGACTGCTCAGTATGAATTAATACTAGAGTATACTATCCCTGAATTGCCGGCATCTGACTTGATCAAAGTCAAATTTCCGCTGAAGACTATGAAGACTTTGTGGTCAAA aATCTGTCCCACTCATCTGAGTGCCACAAACGATAATGAGCAAGTCGCTAGTATAATAGATCTGAGTCAGGTGAATCGGTTTTTCGAATGTCTGAGGATTAAGATGCTGAAGAGTGCTAGTCTCGAGTTGGGATATTGTTTACTGGAAAAAATTAGCTTGCCAAATTTTACCATTAAATCTAATAAG atgaaagtAACAGATATTGAAGCGATTGATCGAGTTCTTTggttttttcaagaaaaagcCGTACTTCATTTTCAAGCCCCAATCCCAATTAGGAACGAAGAGTGTTAA